The window CGGTCCTGTCTGGCCGAGAACACATTCCCCAGAGCTTGGAACTATGCTGCAAAGGTAGGAAGGGGCACTTCTCGAACAGCAGGATTAGCCCTCAGTACAAAAGctgcctttcctcctttccctgtgGATGGCACTGTCCCTGGCTGAATGTGTCACAGGAgaacttctctgcctcctccctttgGGCCGGGCCGGTTCTCTCCAGGCAGACCCAGCTCACAGACGTGCAGCCCTCCTGTTATGTCTCACGATCAGAAACCAGAAGGGCACATCACCCCTAGCTGGAGCAGACCGACAGGCCTGTGGCTCACCTCCTGGTCCCCAGGACCATATCACAAAGCTGGCCTTCTCCCTCAAACAGCAACTTGAAGGAGGATGCCCTACATCCAACCCACCTATGGGGTCTGGCCCTTCTCCCAGGCCCTACGATGGCCATCCTCCTTCCTAGAAACTATCTGGTTTCTAATTAGGCTGAAAAGTTTGGGAAGGCTGGGCTGGCACCAATCCCTCCGCAGGGTAGAGACAGGCCACTTGACTTCCAGCCTGGTTCCAGGCCGCCAGAGACAAGAGAGGCCGATGGCTCTCAAGAAAAGGAATCTTGTAATGGGAAAGAGGTTTGTGGGATCAGGACCAGCCCCAGCAATCTGGCTCCCCCACTTCCAggtccccactcccccacccccaccccctggctgcCCAGTGCCATCTGTCCTCAGGGTCACTCAAGGCCCAGGGCCTCAGACCACGGGCCAGGTAGAGGGCTCAATGCGAGGAGTCTGGGCGGGGACAGGATGGGGGCCAAGGCGCTCACTCAGGGCAGGCAGGCGGCTACCTGGTAGGCGCCCTccgcagccgcagccgccgcGCTGTGCTGCGCGCTGTGCTCCTGCAGTAGGGCCACGTCCAGGAAGCGCTCGCCGCACCACACACACTTGAACTGCTGCTCGCGGGCGTGCACACCCTGGTGCTTGTTGAGATGCTCCCGCTGCTTGAAGGCCTTATCACAATTGGGGCACTTGTAGGGCTTCTCTCCCGTGTGCACCCGCCGGTGCCGCTGCAGGTCTGACGCGTACTTGAAGCGCTTCTCGCAGTCCGGGCACTTGAGTGGCTTCTCGCGGGCTGGGTCACAGCGGTGCTGCACGAACTCCGAGGATGAGAAGAAGCGGCGCTCGCACAGAGTGCAGCGCAGAGGCTTCTCGGCTGCCGAGCAGTGGGCCAGCTGGTGCTTCTGCAGGGCCGACGCCCGCTTATAAGCCTTGTTGCACACGGGGCACTTGAAGGGCCGCTCGGCCGCGCCCGGCAGGCACTTGTGCCGCAGCAGCTCGGCCGACTGGTCGAAGCCCTTCTGGCACACGGGGCACTTGAAGAGGGTCTCGAGGGTGTGCACGTGCTGGTGGTAGAGCAGGTGGCTGGGCTGCCCGAAGCCCTTCTCGCACAGGCCGCACTTGAAGGGCTCCTCCGTCTTGTGTGTGCGCCGGTGCCGCATCAGCGCATACTGCTGCTTGAAGCCCATCGGGCACAGATCGCACTTGAAGGGACGCTCCGCGCTGTGCGTGCGCTCGTGCTGCCGCAGGTCCGACGGCCGCTTGAAGGCCTTCTGGCACTCGCCACAGCGGAAGGGCCGCTCCCCGCTCGGCGTGCACGGGTGCTGCAGCAGCTCCGAGGACTCCTTGAAGTGCAGCTCGCACACGTTGCAGCGGAACAGGTGATGCTCGCCCGAGTGTGCGTACATGTGGCGCACCAGGTGGGAGCGGTGCTTGAAGGTCTTCTCGCACACCGCGCACTTGTAGGGCCGCTCGGAGCTGTGCGTGCGCTTGTGGTGCACCAGGTGGGACGACTGGCTGAAGCTCTTGTCGCACAGCGTGCACTTGTacggcttctcgcccgtgtggaTTCGCTCGTGCCGCGACAGCTCCGACAGGTGCTTGAAGGGCTTCTGGCAGATGGAGCAGCTGTAGGGCTTGTCGGCCTGTTCGGCGGGAGCCACGGCGGGCGGCGCGGCTGCCGGCGGCAGCGCAGACGCAGCGGTGGCTGCGGGCTCAGCGGCCTCGGCGGGCTTGTAGGTCTTCTCGCAGATGGAACATTTCACGAGGCCACCGGTGCCGCTGTGCGCGCTGTGGTGCTGTGCCAGCGAGGTGAGCAGCGAGAAGCCCATCTTGCAGACGCCACAGACAAAAGGCTTCTGTTCGGCCTGCACGCACTGATGCTCCAGCAGGTCGGTAGCCTGATGGAAAATCTTGAGGCACTGCGTGCACTGAAACGAGCGGTCGTGGCCCGCCAGGCACTGGTGCTCATGCGGGCTGGACAGGTGTGCCAGGTCGTGACCGCACACACCGCACTTGGGGCCCGGCTCACCAGCTGCCTGCAGGGGCGCGTGCTGCGGGGGCTGGAGGCCCGGGTCGGGCTGCAGGAGGATGCCATAGACGGCACAGCCCAGGGGGTTCTCAGCTGAGCCTGGGGGCAGCGCGTGCTCCGCCAGGGCCGGCGGCGGTTCTGCATGGTGCTGAGGCTGTGGCGGCTGAGGCTGCTGTGGCTGCGTCTGTGGTGGCTGCTGCCAGCTTTCCGACATGCTTGGGAGGATGAAACAGGGTTTGGAGAGTAATGGCTTCAGTTTCCCACTTAAGGTGATCCAACCCAGACAGAAGCTGCCTAGGATCAGGTATGGACAAAAACCTCAGACAAGGCACGGAAGAGGGACTGGTCAGACCGCCCAAGTCATTAACCAAGATAGATTACAAGGCTCTGCCTGCAGGACAGGGGGCTCTTCGAGGCAGGATGCCAGCAATGCCAGAaaggctctgcccttccccgatgATTGGTTctgtagagaagagaaaaatcgTGAGCTCAAGGCAGAGATACACAGCTGGTCCCTGGGCCCTCTCCCTGTTCTGCCTGCACTTGCCACACCACTGCCACATCAGGGAAGGGATAGAGGTTCAGGGCTGGAAGATGTGCTGTCTTCACACAAGTCCACAGAAGTCTGCTGGCAGCTCAGCTCCTCCAGCAGAGAgcctcccagctccccagcctATGACCAGCCCTCTTCAGTCAGCTGTCTCACAGATAAGGGGCTGGGATGATCTTCCCATAATACAAGAGGTCATAAATTCTGCTCATGCtccaaaggaagagggaagggaagactgACCCGTTAAGCCAAAATAATTTTAGCAgcataactttttctttttctttttctttttcttttttttttttttttgcaaatagatTCTTACTTGGAAGCCCAATATATTAGATAAAAGCAGAGATGCACTGGTGCAGGACTCCCTGAGGCCTTCCAGCTCCTGAGAGCCCTCAATCTCAACCCAGGACATTGGTGCTCAGGATAATAGCCT is drawn from Felis catus isolate Fca126 chromosome E2, F.catus_Fca126_mat1.0, whole genome shotgun sequence and contains these coding sequences:
- the ZNF319 gene encoding zinc finger protein 319 — protein: MSESWQQPPQTQPQQPQPPQPQHHAEPPPALAEHALPPGSAENPLGCAVYGILLQPDPGLQPPQHAPLQAAGEPGPKCGVCGHDLAHLSSPHEHQCLAGHDRSFQCTQCLKIFHQATDLLEHQCVQAEQKPFVCGVCKMGFSLLTSLAQHHSAHSGTGGLVKCSICEKTYKPAEAAEPAATAASALPPAAAPPAVAPAEQADKPYSCSICQKPFKHLSELSRHERIHTGEKPYKCTLCDKSFSQSSHLVHHKRTHSSERPYKCAVCEKTFKHRSHLVRHMYAHSGEHHLFRCNVCELHFKESSELLQHPCTPSGERPFRCGECQKAFKRPSDLRQHERTHSAERPFKCDLCPMGFKQQYALMRHRRTHKTEEPFKCGLCEKGFGQPSHLLYHQHVHTLETLFKCPVCQKGFDQSAELLRHKCLPGAAERPFKCPVCNKAYKRASALQKHQLAHCSAAEKPLRCTLCERRFFSSSEFVQHRCDPAREKPLKCPDCEKRFKYASDLQRHRRVHTGEKPYKCPNCDKAFKQREHLNKHQGVHAREQQFKCVWCGERFLDVALLQEHSAQHSAAAAAAEGAYQVAACLP